A single genomic interval of Pseudomonas sp. FeN3W harbors:
- a CDS encoding VWA domain-containing protein, producing MAFTIEVEEWVGSVWHRFITRRANPDFPEARVDLESMQRPLSLLFRAMGGASGVGVEAASARDLLLRRNLLQQVAGTCKQLPVAWCDASNLRLPQSLAVYPEVSLNQDLYRWLALLAAQAGPMRHWARDNQRWTQAILEHFPAMRPRYQRLVEAHLQLRPDPSQLPKAEAALEAALCQALREPGSVSQFPRSERAPWPLPLWLYPADNLGEPQAAQRAEEGEGNLETPPGGESRQRKRARRVDESSSKGGLLLFRLENLFSWSEHIELDRCGDDTEDLDAARVAEDLDELALSRQRMRQGGGLKLDLDLPAADFDDVPLGEGIKLPEWDYRKQCLQQDFVNLQLMLPRGAEAKPLPLHLSPLARRLRRQFEHLRNDRQWLRQQPQGSELDMQAWLDFHVERQNGQCAERGLFMEQRQNRRDLACLLLADLSMSTDAHLDNEHRVIDVVTDSLLLFGEALSAVGDPFALYGFSSLRRQQVRMQELKSFRQPYGDETRGRIQALKPGYYTRMGAAIRHATELLGACKQRRKLLLLVTDGKPNDLDLYEGRYGVEDTRQAVMEARKQGLLPFCITIDREAGGYLPYMFGANGYTLIKEPQQLPFRLPQLYKQLTQA from the coding sequence ATGGCCTTTACCATCGAAGTGGAAGAGTGGGTCGGTAGTGTCTGGCACCGCTTCATCACCCGTCGTGCCAACCCGGATTTTCCGGAAGCACGGGTCGATCTCGAGAGCATGCAGCGGCCGCTGTCGTTGCTGTTCCGCGCCATGGGCGGCGCCAGCGGGGTCGGCGTCGAAGCCGCCAGCGCGCGTGATCTGCTGCTCAGGCGCAACCTGCTGCAACAGGTCGCCGGGACCTGCAAGCAACTGCCGGTGGCCTGGTGCGACGCCAGCAATCTGCGGCTGCCGCAGAGCCTGGCGGTCTACCCGGAAGTCTCGCTGAACCAGGATCTGTATCGCTGGCTGGCGCTGCTCGCCGCACAGGCCGGGCCGATGCGCCACTGGGCGCGCGACAACCAGCGCTGGACCCAGGCGATCCTTGAACATTTTCCGGCCATGCGCCCGCGCTATCAGCGCCTGGTCGAAGCTCATCTGCAGCTGCGCCCGGACCCGAGCCAGCTGCCCAAGGCCGAGGCTGCGCTGGAAGCGGCACTGTGCCAGGCGCTGCGCGAGCCGGGCAGCGTCAGCCAGTTCCCGCGCAGCGAGCGCGCGCCCTGGCCGCTGCCGCTGTGGCTGTATCCGGCGGACAACCTCGGTGAACCTCAGGCCGCCCAGCGCGCCGAGGAAGGCGAGGGCAATCTGGAAACCCCGCCCGGCGGTGAGTCCCGTCAGCGCAAGCGCGCCCGGCGGGTGGACGAGAGCTCGAGCAAGGGCGGCCTGCTGCTGTTCCGTCTGGAGAACCTGTTCAGCTGGTCCGAGCATATCGAGCTGGACCGCTGCGGCGACGACACCGAGGACCTCGATGCCGCCCGTGTCGCCGAGGACCTCGACGAACTGGCGCTGTCGCGCCAGCGCATGCGCCAGGGCGGCGGGCTGAAGCTCGACCTGGACCTGCCTGCCGCGGATTTCGACGATGTGCCGCTGGGCGAAGGCATCAAGCTGCCCGAGTGGGACTATCGCAAGCAATGTCTGCAGCAGGACTTCGTCAACCTGCAGCTGATGCTGCCACGTGGTGCCGAGGCCAAGCCGTTGCCGTTGCACCTGTCGCCGCTGGCGCGACGCCTGCGTCGGCAGTTCGAGCACCTGCGCAACGACCGCCAGTGGCTGCGTCAGCAACCGCAGGGCTCGGAACTGGACATGCAGGCCTGGCTCGATTTTCACGTCGAGCGGCAGAACGGCCAGTGCGCCGAACGTGGTCTGTTCATGGAGCAGCGGCAGAACCGCCGCGACCTGGCCTGCCTGCTGCTGGCCGACCTGTCGATGTCCACCGACGCGCACCTGGACAACGAGCACCGGGTGATCGACGTGGTCACCGACAGCCTGCTGCTGTTCGGCGAAGCGCTGTCGGCGGTCGGCGATCCGTTCGCGCTCTACGGTTTCTCCTCGCTGCGCCGTCAGCAGGTGCGCATGCAGGAGCTCAAGAGCTTCCGCCAGCCCTACGGCGACGAGACCCGCGGGCGCATCCAGGCGCTCAAGCCCGGCTACTACACCCGCATGGGCGCCGCCATCCGCCACGCCACCGAACTGCTCGGCGCCTGCAAGCAGCGGCGCAAGCTGCTGCTGCTGGTCACCGACGGCAAGCCGAACGATCTGGACCTCTATGAAGGCCGTTACGGTGTCGAAGATACCCGCCAGGCCGTCATGGAAGCGCGCAAGCAGGGCCTGCTGCCGTTCTGCATCACCATCGACCGCGAGGCCGGCGGCTACCTGCCATATATGTTCGGCGCCAACGGCTACACCCTGATCAAGGAGCCGCAACAGCTGCCGTTCCGTCTGCCGCAGCTGTACAAGCAGCTGACCCAGGCGTAA
- a CDS encoding maltoporin, which produces MKHTAHPLFVLKPVCVLAALLVGGPALAVDFHGYLRSGVGATAGGGDQACFQAAGAPAKYRLGNECETYAEIGLGQEVWSEGNRSFYVDSMIAYRSDQGNDWEATGTDTNGGENNPFDEAGTTSIRQFNVVGKNLIPSLPGAAIWAGKRYYKRHDVHINDYYYWDVSGPGAGIEDIDLGFAKASVAWIRNTDGDWVYQGSGTGTNLANDTLDFRLAEIDVNPGGKLELGYDYGKANLTDEQERDPGYEDQKGHLVTLEHTQSDWFGGYNKLALQYGTDGIIGSSGRNSTGNSDGKMLRLVNQGVVGLSDNIEMMYVQIYEDRDFDNDSGQTWASFGVRPVYKWSDVMSTALEFGYDRVDPQADGERTRDLKKLTLAQQWSAGNSFWARPQIRVFATYAQWDGGRYQAASESIDAGDDDGLTFGIQAEAWW; this is translated from the coding sequence ATGAAGCACACCGCGCACCCTCTGTTCGTCCTCAAACCCGTCTGTGTTCTCGCCGCCCTGCTGGTCGGTGGCCCGGCCCTGGCGGTCGATTTCCACGGCTACCTGCGTTCCGGCGTCGGCGCCACGGCCGGCGGCGGAGACCAGGCCTGCTTCCAGGCTGCCGGCGCACCGGCGAAATATCGCCTGGGCAACGAATGCGAAACCTACGCCGAGATCGGCCTCGGCCAGGAGGTGTGGAGCGAAGGCAACCGCAGCTTCTACGTCGACAGCATGATCGCCTACCGCTCCGATCAGGGTAACGACTGGGAAGCCACCGGCACCGACACCAACGGCGGCGAGAACAACCCGTTCGACGAGGCCGGCACCACCTCCATCCGCCAGTTCAACGTGGTCGGCAAGAACCTCATCCCGAGCCTGCCGGGCGCGGCGATCTGGGCCGGCAAGCGCTACTACAAGCGCCACGACGTGCACATCAACGACTACTACTACTGGGACGTCTCCGGCCCCGGCGCCGGTATCGAGGACATCGACCTGGGCTTCGCCAAGGCGAGCGTGGCGTGGATCCGCAACACCGACGGCGACTGGGTCTACCAGGGCTCGGGAACCGGCACCAACCTGGCCAACGACACCCTCGACTTCCGCCTCGCCGAGATCGACGTCAACCCAGGCGGCAAGCTGGAGCTGGGCTACGACTACGGCAAGGCCAACCTCACCGACGAGCAGGAGCGCGATCCCGGCTACGAGGACCAGAAAGGTCATCTGGTCACCCTCGAGCACACCCAGAGCGACTGGTTCGGCGGCTACAACAAACTCGCCCTGCAGTACGGCACCGACGGCATCATCGGCAGCAGCGGGCGCAACAGCACCGGCAACAGCGACGGCAAGATGCTGCGCCTGGTCAACCAGGGCGTGGTCGGCCTGAGCGACAACATCGAGATGATGTACGTGCAGATCTACGAGGACCGCGACTTCGACAACGACTCCGGACAGACCTGGGCCAGCTTCGGCGTGCGCCCGGTGTACAAGTGGAGCGACGTGATGAGCACCGCGCTGGAGTTCGGCTACGACCGCGTCGATCCACAGGCCGACGGCGAACGCACCCGCGACCTGAAGAAGCTCACCCTGGCCCAGCAGTGGTCAGCCGGCAACAGCTTCTGGGCGCGCCCGCAGATCCGCGTGTTCGCCACCTACGCCCAGTGGGACGGCGGCCGCTACCAGGCCGCCAGCGAATCCATCGACGCCGGTGACGACGACGGCCTCACCTTCGGTATCCAGGCCGAGGCCTGGTGGTAA
- a CDS encoding cbb3-type cytochrome c oxidase subunit I, whose protein sequence is MSIINPHLKFQSQAVAKPYFVFALILFVGQILFGLIMGLQYVIGDFLFPLLPFNVARMVHTNLLIVWLLFGFMGAAYYLIPEEADRELHSPKLAIILFWVFAAAGVLTILGYLFVPYAGLAEMTKNELLPTMGREFLEQPTITKIGIVVVALGFLYNIGMTMLKGRKTVVSTVMMTGLIGLAVFFLFSFYNPENLARDKYYWWFVVHLWVEGVWELIMGSMLAFVLIKITGVDREVVEKWLYVIIAMALITGIIGTGHHFFWIGAPTVWLWLGSIFSALEPLPFFAMVLFALNMVNRRRREHPNKAASLWAIGTTVTAFLGAGVWGFLHTLAPVNYYTHGSQLTAAHGHLAFYGAYAMIVMTMISYAMPRLRGLGEAPDARAQRIEVWGFWLMTISMVAITLFLTAAGVVQVWLQRIPADGAAMSFMNTADQLAIFFWLRLIAGVFFLIGLVCYLYSFRQRGRVPAVAAAAAAA, encoded by the coding sequence ATGAGCATCATCAATCCGCATCTCAAATTCCAATCGCAGGCCGTTGCCAAACCCTACTTCGTGTTTGCACTGATCCTGTTCGTCGGTCAGATCCTGTTCGGTCTGATCATGGGACTGCAGTACGTCATCGGTGATTTCCTGTTCCCGCTGCTGCCCTTCAACGTGGCACGGATGGTTCACACCAACCTGCTGATCGTCTGGCTGCTGTTCGGCTTCATGGGTGCGGCCTACTACCTCATTCCCGAGGAAGCGGACCGTGAACTGCACAGTCCGAAACTGGCCATCATCCTGTTCTGGGTGTTCGCCGCGGCCGGCGTGCTGACCATTCTCGGTTACCTCTTCGTGCCCTATGCAGGGCTGGCGGAGATGACCAAGAACGAATTGCTGCCGACCATGGGACGCGAGTTCCTCGAGCAGCCGACGATCACCAAGATCGGCATCGTGGTGGTGGCCCTGGGCTTCCTCTACAACATCGGCATGACCATGCTCAAGGGTCGCAAGACCGTGGTCAGCACGGTGATGATGACCGGTCTGATCGGCCTCGCGGTGTTCTTCCTGTTCTCCTTCTACAACCCCGAGAACCTGGCGCGCGACAAGTACTACTGGTGGTTCGTCGTGCACCTGTGGGTGGAAGGCGTGTGGGAACTGATCATGGGTTCGATGCTCGCCTTCGTCCTGATCAAGATCACCGGCGTGGACCGCGAAGTGGTCGAGAAGTGGCTCTACGTGATCATCGCCATGGCTCTGATCACCGGCATCATCGGTACCGGCCACCACTTCTTCTGGATCGGTGCGCCGACCGTGTGGCTGTGGCTGGGCTCGATCTTCTCCGCCCTGGAACCGCTGCCGTTCTTCGCCATGGTGCTGTTCGCCCTGAACATGGTTAACCGTCGCCGTCGCGAGCATCCGAACAAGGCCGCTTCGCTGTGGGCCATCGGCACCACCGTGACCGCGTTTCTCGGTGCCGGCGTGTGGGGCTTCCTGCACACCCTGGCTCCGGTGAACTACTACACCCACGGTTCGCAGTTGACTGCCGCACACGGCCACCTGGCCTTCTACGGTGCCTACGCGATGATCGTGATGACCATGATCAGCTACGCCATGCCGCGTCTGCGTGGCCTGGGCGAAGCACCGGATGCACGCGCTCAGCGCATCGAAGTCTGGGGCTTCTGGCTGATGACCATCTCCATGGTCGCGATCACCCTGTTCCTCACCGCAGCCGGCGTGGTGCAGGTGTGGCTGCAGCGGATCCCTGCCGACGGTGCTGCCATGTCGTTCATGAACACCGCCGACCAGCTGGCCATCTTCTTCTGGCTGCGCCTGATCGCCGGGGTGTTCTTCCTGATCGGCCTGGTCTGCTACCTGTACAGCTTCCGCCAGCGCGGTCGGGTACCGGCCGTAGCAGCAGCTGCCGCCGCGGCCTGA
- a CDS encoding MalM family protein: MHPLSLLAAGLIALALAGCSSEPLRRVDALAASPAPLHGSVEQARAALAAAPSCCSGLDQLPYQPLEAGFSGNVVIDSQAPAYAFETGKSFLRAFKLPAGGPSFELRLYSQAGSSVLAPNAMLLDSRMRPTRLLDADDFAYVPPTGLKGDSLDARLRIDRSQPEHPGNERYLILYTSEAQMAGQTVLQHPAKAYAKALGNEPPSIPDPVAQHSPVGVIKLVMIPDSAAGSTAKGYVPGYSIGQEMGNELPSAPAPTVLPETSAYYRQAIDAALTEKDLERALRLADEAARVGDSAAKRHLLERIEIR; the protein is encoded by the coding sequence ATGCATCCTCTATCCCTTCTCGCCGCCGGGCTGATCGCCCTGGCGCTGGCCGGCTGCAGTAGCGAACCGCTGCGTCGGGTCGACGCCCTCGCCGCCAGCCCGGCGCCGCTGCACGGCTCGGTCGAACAGGCCCGTGCCGCGCTGGCCGCCGCACCGTCTTGCTGCAGCGGTCTCGACCAGCTGCCGTACCAGCCGCTGGAGGCGGGCTTCAGCGGCAATGTCGTGATCGACAGCCAGGCCCCGGCCTATGCCTTCGAAACCGGCAAGAGCTTCCTGCGCGCCTTCAAGCTGCCGGCCGGCGGCCCGTCGTTCGAGCTGCGCCTGTACAGCCAGGCCGGCAGCAGCGTGCTGGCGCCCAACGCCATGCTGCTCGACAGCCGCATGCGCCCGACCCGCCTGCTGGATGCCGACGACTTCGCCTACGTACCGCCGACCGGCCTCAAGGGCGACAGCCTCGACGCGCGCCTGCGCATCGACCGCTCGCAGCCGGAGCATCCGGGCAACGAGCGTTACCTGATCCTCTATACCAGCGAGGCGCAGATGGCCGGGCAGACGGTCCTGCAGCACCCGGCCAAGGCCTACGCCAAGGCGCTGGGCAACGAGCCGCCGAGCATCCCCGACCCGGTGGCGCAGCACTCCCCGGTGGGTGTGATCAAGCTGGTGATGATCCCCGACAGCGCCGCCGGCTCGACCGCCAAGGGCTACGTACCGGGCTACAGCATCGGCCAGGAAATGGGCAACGAACTGCCCAGCGCGCCGGCGCCAACGGTGCTGCCGGAGACCTCGGCGTACTACCGCCAGGCGATCGATGCCGCTCTGACCGAGAAGGACCTGGAACGCGCGCTGCGTCTGGCCGACGAAGCGGCACGGGTTGGCGACAGCGCGGCCAAGCGGCACCTGCTCGAGCGCATCGAGATCCGCTGA
- the malE gene encoding maltose/maltodextrin ABC transporter substrate-binding protein MalE yields MNKKFWCIATVGLAATFSLPLPALAAIEEGKLVVWINGDKGYKGLAEVGKRFTAETGIPVEVAHPDSATDKFQQAAATGNGPDIFIWAHDRIGEWAKSGLLTPVTPSAETKSGIAGFSWQAVTYDNKLWGYPISVETIGLIYNKALVDTPPKSFDDVLALNEKLAPQGKRAILWDYNNTYFTWPLLSAKGGYVFERTDGGYDVKSTGVNNAGAKAGAQVLRDLIDKGVMPKGADYSVAEAAFNKGDSAMMISGPWAWSNIEKSGIDFGVAPIPAIDGEPGKPFVGVAAALLNAASPNKDLAVEFLENYLLEVDGLKTVNADVPLGAVANTAYMEELSSNPHIKATFENAQMGEPMPNVPEMGAFWSSMAAALTNITSGRQDVDAALDDAAKRITR; encoded by the coding sequence ATGAACAAGAAATTCTGGTGTATCGCCACTGTCGGCCTGGCGGCCACCTTCAGCCTGCCGCTGCCGGCGCTGGCAGCGATCGAAGAAGGCAAGCTGGTCGTCTGGATCAACGGCGACAAGGGCTACAAGGGCCTGGCAGAGGTTGGCAAGCGGTTCACCGCCGAGACCGGTATTCCGGTGGAAGTGGCCCACCCGGACAGCGCCACCGACAAGTTCCAGCAGGCGGCGGCCACCGGCAACGGCCCGGACATCTTCATCTGGGCCCATGACCGCATCGGCGAATGGGCCAAGAGCGGCCTGCTCACCCCCGTCACCCCCAGCGCCGAGACCAAGTCCGGCATCGCCGGCTTCTCCTGGCAGGCGGTGACCTACGACAACAAACTGTGGGGCTACCCGATCTCGGTGGAAACCATCGGCCTGATCTACAACAAGGCCCTGGTGGATACGCCGCCGAAGAGCTTCGACGACGTCCTGGCGCTGAACGAGAAGCTCGCTCCGCAGGGCAAGCGCGCCATCCTCTGGGACTACAACAACACCTACTTCACCTGGCCGCTGCTGTCGGCCAAGGGCGGCTACGTATTCGAGCGGACCGACGGCGGTTACGACGTCAAATCCACTGGGGTGAACAACGCCGGCGCCAAGGCCGGCGCGCAGGTGCTGCGCGACCTGATCGACAAGGGTGTGATGCCCAAGGGCGCGGATTACAGCGTGGCCGAGGCGGCCTTCAACAAGGGCGACTCGGCGATGATGATCAGCGGCCCCTGGGCCTGGTCGAACATCGAGAAGAGCGGCATCGACTTCGGCGTGGCACCGATTCCCGCCATCGACGGCGAACCGGGCAAGCCTTTCGTCGGCGTCGCCGCCGCGCTGCTCAACGCCGCCAGCCCGAACAAGGACCTGGCCGTGGAGTTTCTCGAGAACTACCTGCTCGAGGTCGACGGCCTGAAGACGGTGAACGCCGACGTGCCGCTGGGTGCGGTGGCCAACACCGCCTACATGGAAGAGCTTTCGAGCAATCCGCACATCAAGGCGACCTTCGAGAACGCGCAAATGGGCGAGCCGATGCCCAACGTGCCGGAGATGGGCGCGTTCTGGTCATCCATGGCCGCCGCGCTGACCAACATCACCTCCGGCCGACAGGACGTCGACGCCGCCCTGGACGATGCCGCCAAGCGCATCACCCGTTGA
- the mta gene encoding glucan 1,4-alpha-maltotetraohydrolase codes for MSQTLRAAVLAAILLPFPALADQAGKSPAGVRYHGGDEIILQGFHWNVVREAPNDWYNILRQQAATIAADGFSAIWMPVPWRDFSSWTDGGNSGGGEGYFWHDFNKNGRYGSDAQLRQAAGALGGAGVKVLYDVVPNHMNRGYPEKEINLPAGQGFWRNDCADPGNYANDCDDGDRFIGGESDLNTGHPQVYGMFRDELGNLRSGYGAGGFRFDFVRGYAPERVDSWMSDSADSSFCVGELWKGPSEYPSWDWRNTASWQQIIKDWSDRAKCPVFDFALKERMQNGSVADWKNGLNGNPDPRWREVAVTFVDNHDTGYSPGQNGGQHHWALQDGLIRQAYAYILTSPGTPVVYWPHMYDWGYGDFIRQLIQVRRTAGVRADSAISFHSGFSGLVATVSGSQQTLVVALNSDLANPGQVASGSFSEAVNASNGQVRVWRSGSGDGGGNDGGEGGLVNVNFRCDNGVTQMGDSVYAVGNVSQLGNWSPAAAVRLTDTSAYPTWKGSIALPAGQNVEWKCLIRNEADATLVRQWQSGGNNQVQAAAGASSSGSF; via the coding sequence ATGAGCCAAACCCTGCGTGCCGCCGTGCTGGCGGCGATCCTGCTACCGTTCCCCGCCCTCGCTGACCAGGCCGGCAAGAGCCCGGCCGGCGTGCGCTACCACGGCGGCGACGAAATCATCCTCCAGGGCTTTCACTGGAACGTCGTGCGCGAGGCGCCGAACGACTGGTACAACATCCTCCGCCAGCAGGCCGCGACCATCGCCGCTGACGGCTTCTCGGCGATCTGGATGCCGGTGCCCTGGCGTGACTTCTCCAGCTGGACTGATGGCGGCAACTCCGGCGGCGGCGAAGGCTACTTCTGGCATGACTTCAACAAGAACGGCCGCTACGGTAGCGACGCCCAGCTGCGCCAGGCCGCCGGTGCGCTCGGCGGTGCCGGGGTGAAGGTGCTCTACGACGTGGTGCCCAACCACATGAACCGCGGCTACCCGGAAAAGGAAATCAACCTGCCGGCCGGCCAGGGCTTCTGGCGCAACGACTGCGCCGACCCGGGCAACTACGCCAACGACTGCGACGACGGTGACCGCTTCATCGGCGGCGAGTCGGACCTGAACACCGGCCACCCGCAGGTCTACGGCATGTTTCGCGACGAGCTCGGCAACCTGCGCAGCGGTTACGGCGCCGGTGGCTTCCGCTTCGACTTCGTTCGCGGCTATGCGCCCGAGCGGGTCGACAGCTGGATGAGCGACAGCGCCGACAGCAGTTTCTGCGTCGGCGAGCTGTGGAAAGGCCCGTCCGAGTACCCGAGCTGGGATTGGCGCAACACGGCCAGCTGGCAGCAGATCATCAAGGACTGGTCGGATCGGGCCAAGTGCCCGGTGTTCGACTTCGCCCTCAAGGAGCGCATGCAGAACGGCTCGGTCGCCGACTGGAAGAACGGCCTTAACGGCAACCCCGACCCGCGCTGGCGCGAGGTGGCGGTGACCTTTGTCGACAACCATGACACCGGCTATTCGCCCGGGCAGAACGGTGGCCAGCACCACTGGGCGCTGCAGGACGGGCTGATCCGCCAGGCCTACGCCTACATCCTCACCAGCCCGGGCACGCCGGTGGTGTACTGGCCGCACATGTACGACTGGGGCTACGGCGACTTCATCCGCCAGCTGATCCAGGTGCGGCGCACCGCCGGCGTGCGTGCCGATTCGGCGATCAGCTTCCATAGCGGCTTCAGTGGCCTGGTCGCCACCGTCAGCGGCAGCCAGCAGACCCTGGTGGTGGCGCTCAACTCCGATCTGGCCAACCCCGGCCAGGTCGCCAGCGGCAGCTTCAGCGAGGCGGTCAACGCCAGCAATGGCCAGGTGCGCGTCTGGCGCAGCGGTAGCGGCGATGGCGGCGGGAATGACGGCGGCGAGGGTGGTCTGGTCAATGTGAACTTCCGCTGCGACAACGGCGTGACGCAGATGGGCGACAGCGTCTACGCGGTGGGCAACGTCAGCCAGCTCGGCAACTGGAGCCCGGCCGCTGCGGTGCGGCTGACTGACACCAGTGCCTATCCGACCTGGAAGGGCAGCATCGCCTTGCCTGCTGGCCAGAACGTGGAGTGGAAATGCCTGATCCGCAACGAGGCGGACGCGACGCTGGTGCGTCAGTGGCAATCGGGCGGCAACAATCAGGTCCAGGCCGCCGCCGGCGCCAGTAGCAGCGGCTCGTTCTGA
- a CDS encoding alpha-amylase — translation MRAHRFSALPLLFGLALPLSGLAAPELSVRLNDQPLSPRWNALAAERYDTELELEPGQLRLVMPQGTATGAALAPYRRQPLGKDSAYRYEVPEAGRYRLIVETGTAPALRLLPIKAAEPKAATAVCKPWEGGAVELAVGEVFRDGQTLRDALSGTTAVVRDGQVRLQPAAGSDGLLLLEAAEPAKPAPRDWRNAIVYFVLTDRFANGDPGNDRSYGREPDGAEEIGTFHGGDLKGLTERLDHIASLGVDALWISAPYEQIHGWVGGGERGDFRHYGYHGYYALDFTQLDANMGSENDLRALISAAHARGIRVLFDVVLNHPGYSTLQDMQQLGFGALREGMAEYLPEQWSAWQPEAHENLHAYHNLVDYEHPSWAAWWGRDWVRAGIADYDTPPSATVDPLKGSLAFLPDFRTESDAVVALPEFLARKTQTRAEPREGYRVRDYLIEWLTLWVREFGVDGFRADTVKHVEPSTWAELRVAAERARTDWARANPDDPMADEPFWMVGEVFGHGPEASDYLDQGFDALINFDFQQQSLAASDCLAAAEPSYADYARRLGETPGHNLLSYASSHDTALFNQLAKGDLARQRGLAAALLLAPGAVQIYYGDESARPFGPTGSDPFQGTRSPMNWGEHEQPEVAALIEHWQRIGQFRARHPAIGAGEHRLLSAGQPYAFARELGEDKVIVVQAR, via the coding sequence ATGCGTGCCCACCGGTTTTCTGCCCTGCCGCTGCTGTTCGGCCTCGCCCTGCCCTTGTCCGGCCTCGCCGCTCCCGAACTGAGCGTTCGCCTGAACGACCAGCCGCTGTCACCGCGCTGGAACGCCCTGGCAGCCGAACGCTACGACACGGAGCTGGAGCTCGAACCCGGTCAGCTGCGATTGGTGATGCCGCAGGGCACCGCGACAGGCGCAGCGCTTGCGCCTTACCGCCGCCAGCCGCTTGGCAAAGACAGCGCCTACCGCTACGAAGTGCCCGAGGCCGGACGCTATCGGCTGATCGTCGAGACCGGCACCGCGCCGGCCCTGCGTCTGTTGCCGATCAAGGCCGCCGAGCCGAAGGCGGCCACCGCGGTCTGCAAGCCGTGGGAGGGTGGCGCGGTGGAACTGGCGGTCGGCGAGGTGTTCCGCGATGGCCAGACCCTGCGCGACGCCCTGTCCGGCACCACGGCGGTGGTCCGCGACGGCCAGGTCAGGCTGCAACCCGCCGCCGGCAGCGACGGCCTCTTGCTGCTCGAAGCCGCCGAGCCGGCCAAACCGGCACCGCGCGACTGGCGCAACGCGATCGTCTACTTCGTGCTCACCGACCGCTTCGCCAACGGTGATCCAGGCAACGACCGCAGCTATGGCCGCGAGCCGGACGGCGCCGAGGAGATCGGCACCTTCCACGGTGGCGACCTCAAGGGGCTGACCGAGCGGCTCGACCATATCGCCAGCCTCGGCGTCGATGCGCTATGGATCAGCGCGCCCTACGAGCAGATTCACGGCTGGGTCGGCGGTGGCGAGCGCGGCGACTTCCGCCATTACGGCTATCACGGCTACTACGCGCTGGACTTCACCCAGCTCGACGCCAACATGGGCAGCGAAAACGACCTGCGCGCCCTCATCAGCGCGGCCCATGCCCGCGGCATCCGCGTGCTGTTCGACGTGGTGCTCAACCATCCCGGCTACTCGACCCTGCAGGACATGCAGCAGCTCGGCTTCGGTGCTCTGCGCGAGGGCATGGCCGAGTACCTGCCCGAGCAGTGGAGCGCCTGGCAGCCGGAAGCCCACGAGAATCTGCACGCCTACCACAACCTGGTGGACTACGAGCACCCGAGCTGGGCCGCCTGGTGGGGCCGCGACTGGGTCCGTGCCGGCATCGCCGACTACGACACGCCGCCCAGCGCCACGGTCGATCCGCTCAAGGGCTCGCTGGCCTTTCTGCCGGATTTTCGCACCGAGTCCGACGCAGTCGTCGCGCTGCCGGAGTTTCTTGCGCGCAAGACGCAGACCCGTGCCGAGCCGCGCGAGGGCTATCGCGTGCGCGACTACCTGATCGAATGGCTGACACTCTGGGTCCGCGAATTCGGCGTCGACGGCTTCCGTGCTGACACCGTCAAGCACGTCGAGCCATCGACCTGGGCCGAATTGCGCGTGGCGGCCGAACGCGCCCGCACCGACTGGGCCCGCGCCAATCCGGACGATCCCATGGCCGACGAGCCGTTCTGGATGGTCGGCGAAGTGTTCGGCCACGGCCCCGAGGCCAGCGACTATCTGGACCAGGGCTTCGACGCGCTGATCAACTTCGACTTTCAGCAGCAGTCGCTGGCGGCCAGCGATTGCCTCGCAGCGGCCGAACCCAGCTACGCGGACTATGCCCGGCGCCTGGGCGAGACACCCGGGCACAACTTGCTGAGCTATGCCTCATCCCACGACACCGCGCTGTTCAACCAGCTGGCCAAGGGCGACCTGGCGCGCCAACGCGGCCTCGCCGCCGCCCTGTTGCTGGCGCCTGGCGCGGTGCAGATCTACTACGGCGACGAAAGCGCGCGTCCATTCGGACCGACCGGCTCGGACCCCTTCCAAGGCACGCGCAGCCCGATGAACTGGGGCGAGCACGAGCAGCCCGAAGTTGCCGCCCTGATCGAACATTGGCAACGGATCGGCCAATTCCGCGCCCGGCATCCGGCGATCGGCGCGGGTGAGCATCGACTGCTTTCGGCCGGCCAGCCCTATGCCTTCGCCCGCGAGCTGGGCGAGGACAAGGTCATCGTGGTGCAGGCCCGATGA